In Quercus robur chromosome 10, dhQueRobu3.1, whole genome shotgun sequence, a genomic segment contains:
- the LOC126703618 gene encoding shewanella-like protein phosphatase 2, translating into MEKPTTSSTCLQVPNLLSSFVDTFVDFSVSGGLFLPNYQNTPHSNTPVSHRNDENTPGKFKTRYPSPPGRLVAIGDLHGDLEKSKQALRLAELINDSGDWTGGSTTVVQVGDVLDRGGDEIKILYFLERLRRQAVKAGGEVITMNGNHETLNVERDFRYMSESGCEEFRVWAEWYRVGQVMKCLCEGLENPKNIFKGIPSSFPEIDNDNEAVVQGFRARIAALQPNGPISARFLSKNATVLVVGDSVFVHGGLKPEHVYYGLEKINEDVRDWLNGLGENYTVKKFLRYADAVVWMRDFSDDSKKKCDCSALELLLSTIPGARRMIMGHTIQENGISEACENRAIRIDVGMSKGCGDGFPEVLEISENSGLKVLTSNPLYRDKYLHRERKRGLGLLIPEQGPKQVEVKA; encoded by the coding sequence ATGGAAAAACCCACAACAAGCTCAACGTGTCTACAAGTCCCAAATCTTCTTTCCTCTTTCGTCGACACGTTCGTCGATTTCTCTGTCAGTGGCGGCCTCTTCCTACCAAATTACCAAAACACCCCTCACTCTAATACCCCTGTAAGTCACCGAAATGACGAAAATACCCCTGGAAAGTTCAAAACTCGGTATCCTTCTCCGCCGGGTCGACTCGTCGCGATCGGTGATCTCCACGGCGATTTGGAGAAGTCGAAGCAAGCGTTACGACTCGCTGAGCTGATAAACGACTCCGGCGACTGGACCGGCGGGTCAACGACCGTGGTTCAGGTCGGCGACGTACTCGATCGCGGCGGCGATGAGATTAAAATACTCTATTTTCTCGAGAGACTTCGACGGCAAGCGGTGAAAGCCGGCGGCGAAGTCATCACCATGAACGGTAACCACGAGACCTTGAACGTGGAAAGAGACTTCCGGTACATGTCGGAATCGGGTTGTGAAGAGTTTAGGGTTTGGGCGGAGTGGTACCGTGTTGGCCAAGTCATGAAATGTCTTTGCGAGGGTTTGGAAAACCCTAAGAACATATTCAAAGGCATTCCTTCATCTTTTCCTGAAATCGATAACGATAATGAAGCTGTGGTTCAAGGTTTCAGAGCGAGAATCGCTGCTTTACAGCCTAACGGTCCGATTTCGGCGCGGTTTTTGTCGAAAAACGCGACGGTTTTAGTCGTCGGCGATTCGGTTTTCGTGCACGGCGGCCTTAAGCCGGAACACGTGTACTATGGATTGGAGAAAATCAATGAAGATGTGAGGGATTGGCTCAATGGATTGGGGGAAAATTACACGGTGAAGAAATTTTTGAGGTATGCGGATGCAGTGGTGTGGATGAGGGATTTTTCGGATGATTCGAAGAAGAAATGTGATTGTTCGGCTCTTGAATTGCTGCTTAGCACGATTCCGGGGGCGAGGAGGATGATAATGGGGCATACAATTCAGGAGAATGGGATTAGTGAGGCTTGTGAAAATCGGGCGATAAGGATTGATGTGGGGATGTCGAAAGGGTGTGGTGATGGGTTCCCGGAGGTTTTGGAGATTAGTGAGAATTCAGGGTTAAAAGTTTTGACCTCGAACCCATTGTATCGGGATAAGTATTTGCatagagagaggaagagagggcTTGGGTTATTGATTCCAGAACAAGGACCGAAGCAAGTGGAAGTGAAGGCTTAG